TATCTTTTGTCTCTAAGTCTGTGCTGGTGGAATATGATGTGGGATTTTGTTGCATTAAATGTTAGTCCTTTTCAAGTTTACGTCTTCCTACATGTTTCGCTCTATTGTATCAAACAGGTTTGGCAATAGGCATATTGGAGTGGTATCCAGATCTTGCTAGCAAACgtgatgaaaaaggaaaaactgcTTTACATCTTTTGGCTGCAAAACCAGAGTCCTTCAGGAGTGGTTCTGCCTACACGCTCAGAGATGTTGGGACGAAGTCCCTCATTCCTCTGCATATACTCCGAGCTATAATCTATTGGTGTAAGTGCTGTATTATTACCCACATGCAAGTTGCAACATAATTCTTTTCCCAGACTTAAGAGACATTCGAATTTCTTCAAGTACTTAAGTACTCTACCCGCAAAGTTGATTAGGCAAATTGACAATAATCATTAGGCTGAATGTGCTATGGTTTTGAAGTCAATGAAGATCTTATCAAGCATATGATTATTCCCCTCCCCGACATTGGGGACAAAAGTTTTTAACTAATTTTTACTGTAGTATTTCTGGTCACATGCTTTTGTGCTTAGCCTGGAAACCTTGTTaaaaatcatctaatttggtGTTTAATGGTTTTGGGATCCATGGAGAAGCAATTTGAACTACCATTTTATCTGCCAGCCGGTTTTTTCGAGGAAGCAGGCTTTAAATgccctcaaaattttgaaagagtGATACTACCAGTTCATTGTGTTGCTGGCAGGTATTCCGGTCATGTACAAGGAATCAGAACCTGTCAATAGTGCAGAAGAACCAAGCAATTCAGCTTCCATTCATAAAGTGAACAGATCTTCTTTTGCCAATTTTATCTTGGGTAAAGCATCTTGTACCTACTTCATATGCACTCATGCTAGTGATGACAGAATATGttgataaaattttgttttcccaaATTCTTCTTTTGAGAGTTGAAGCATAGTCTTGTCCAGCCTACCTTCGTAGTTGCAACAACATGTTGTTTCCTTTGAGTAAATAAGTTTCTTTTTCATGCCTAAACAATGTAAGATCGAATTTAGTTTTCAAGTGGTATTAAGCTTGGCCTGCATGCtctcttcaatttccttttatttcacACATCTTTTAATCATCGGCATGTCCTAGAAAAAGGTATAAACAAGCAATTGCAAGTCTAGAAATTCGTTTTGGCCAATTGAACCTCTTCAAACTGTTTCTCTTTAAGAACCGAGGAGATTTGTGCCAATATAACAGATTCTAAGAAGAACAAAAAGCCTAGGACATGTAATGCATCTCCCGGACCCAACCGCCCACGTTGGAGTTACTCATTAATAGTTTATCCAATTTGGTGTATTTGCCCTCTAGGTTTTCCTTGGCTTAAAGAAATTGATGATGCAAAGCAAAGCCATGCAGTTGCACTAATGCTTGCAGAAAGGTTAATCAGAAGAGAAGATTGGAGCTACTATGTGCATGCAGAGGACAAAGATCTTGAAGTCAGCCAGTTTGGGATATcatcagaaaagaaaaataggctGCCAGATCCACTAATACAAGCAACGAGACTGGGCATCATTGAGGTAGTTCAGGAAATCCTCAGTGTCTACCCTGAAGCTTCGTATACCTTCGATGGAAAAGGAAGGAATATACTGCAAATTgcagtgaaggagaaaaaatgGGTCTTGTACGACTACTTGATGACTAGTGGTACTAACATGGACAGGATGCTAAGTGCAATTGATCACGAAGGAAATAGCATTATACATCTCGCAGCACGCCTGGAATCCCCTCCCAGTACTCCCCCTGGAGTTTTTCAGCAAATGATGTGGGAAGTCCTCTGGTTTAAGGTaccaaattaaattaatatCAGTATTGCATTGCCTGTTGTAtattgtttaattttcttttccggACTATTTGCAACTTATGATTGATCTTTGGCTTAACAGCGGGTGCAATATGACTCTTATCCATATCTCTGGGAACTACAAAATTCTGATGGGAAGACAGCAAAACAAGTATTCGAGACGAATCATGCAAGTCTACGCGAAAAGGCTGAGGAAACTGTGAGAGCATTGGCCAACAGTGTGTTGATTGTGTCTGTCCTCATTGGTACCATAAACTTTGCTGCAATTTTTACCGTACCCGGAGGTTTCGATCAAACGACTGGCGAGGCCATTTTTCTCAAGAACCGGCACTGGGAATTCGGCTTGTTGATGTTCTACTTAGCTGGAGGGCTGTTCTCCTCTCTGTTCACCATGGGGACCCTGCTTGTGATTATCTTTTTGCGATTTGAAACTGACGATTTTTATGTTTCCCTGCCCTGCTACTATGTGATGGACATGATTTCCATCTTCTACTCCGCGGTCTTCACAATCGTAGCATGTTGCCAAGCATTAATAGTGCAGAAAGTTGTGATTACCGACTTCAGACCCCTTGTGGTGTTCTTCTTTATCTATGGTCTGATAGGCCTTGTGCTCATGGAAACATCGTATGTGATATTCGACTATGTGTATCACCTAATTCGTTATTGCCTTTGTTATAGAGGGCGACAATCTTAAGCTCTGCCCTTGTTTATTCATGTCAATTTTGTGTAGACTGAAA
This portion of the Coffea eugenioides isolate CCC68of chromosome 11, Ceug_1.0, whole genome shotgun sequence genome encodes:
- the LOC113752364 gene encoding uncharacterized protein LOC113752364, with protein sequence MASSRINEYRSIRSAAYKAVLEGKKQPVETFRSFWREEGVKPLDKCGDTVLHFLAIYGNVAAFRLLLQDGLVTSENLKAKNVNGDTALHEAARFGHKDVAEIMLRTEKDLAYERNKLGETPLFVAAACGKKEVFSLLETYIRDCTMRRNDGCTILHAAVIGECYSLAIGILEWYPDLASKRDEKGKTALHLLAAKPESFRSGSAYTLRDVGTKSLIPLHILRAIIYWCIPVMYKESEPVNSAEEPSNSASIHKVNRSSFANFILGFPWLKEIDDAKQSHAVALMLAERLIRREDWSYYVHAEDKDLEVSQFGISSEKKNRLPDPLIQATRLGIIEVVQEILSVYPEASYTFDGKGRNILQIAVKEKKWVLYDYLMTSGTNMDRMLSAIDHEGNSIIHLAARLESPPSTPPGVFQQMMWEVLWFKRVQYDSYPYLWELQNSDGKTAKQVFETNHASLREKAEETVRALANSVLIVSVLIGTINFAAIFTVPGGFDQTTGEAIFLKNRHWEFGLLMFYLAGGLFSSLFTMGTLLVIIFLRFETDDFYVSLPCYYVMDMISIFYSAVFTIVACCQALIVQKVVITDFRPLVVFFFIYGLIGLVLMETSYVIFDYVYHLIRYCLCYRGRQS